GGAGCTGCTTGGGCAGAAAAGAGAAAGATTGAGCTGGAGATGGAGAAGAGGGGAGAGATTGTCAAGGACGATTGCACTGCTAATTGGCTTCCTAACTTTGGTAGAGTTTGGCAATCTGGTAGCCGGAAAGAATCTAGAAAAGAATTTGAGATGGAGAAACAAAAATTTCCCGAGCTTGAAAGTAAATCTGAGATGCCAGTTAAGATACAACCATACATCAGTAAGCGAATGGTGAGCTCCACATTCTCAAATATGACATTGTAGGTTTTAAAATTCTTTAGGCTGTTAATACTCTAGTTTGTGTATATACGTGTGAGTGCATCTTAGGGTTCGTTTGGATttgctttttcaaaaatttgaaaatgcagatttttttatgttttcaaatcaccattatttttaaaacacacTTTCTGTGATTGACTTGCAAAATCGCTTGGCCAAACGGACTCTTGGTGTATACAGCTGATAGATATGCTTTGATAAATGCATGTTGCTTCTGGAGTGGACTAGAACTGATGTGCAGCTCTAGCATTAATTGTTTCAAACTTACATTAGAGTATGTTGCATGTAGTTTGGGTGATTTTATGCATATAATAATGGAAGCAGTTCCTTAccgaaaataataataatgagaacAGTTACACgatagtttgtgttttatgaatGGATTTCCCAAGGCTTATGCTTTTCTCTTCTCTGGTCATCCTTGCAGCGAAGAGAAGCAGCTGAATGATTATTTCGGAGATAAAAATGCTCAGTATTGATCTTCCTGGTGGCTCTCTTGTTAGAGAATCTCTATGTATATATCTTATTAATTCCTGTCCCATGCTGAGTTTTGATTAAATGGAGCCAGAGTCTCATGGGAAAGGGGGGAAGCAGTTTTGGTGCAATGCAGCCCAAAAAGGGTTTTGTAGATTCATAGGCTattgtatattaaaaaaaaaaaaaaaaaaaaaagaaaaaaagaagaaggaagttTGTTGTCATATGAGAAGTCTTGCACAAGATTAATgatagaaattacattttttattttgcaatgtAAGATTCAGCAAGccaaaaatgtaattttaaagtctaaactaggattttaaagacaaaatcataattttaccaaaatttttaaaaaatccagTTTCTAATCAAATTGCACGTTTTGAAATTACAAGGTTAAAACatggtttttaaaaacacagttaaaCATTTGGTGAAATTGTgatttatcctttaaaatcgTATGTTTTTTAAAACGAAACCCTTATCTACGTTTGAAAaacaaagatatttttttttttttttttttaatgtttttgaattataattttaaaaaaatgtactctcaaatgatatatatattttttacgaTTTAGTTTAAACTTGTAATTTTGATCTATGAAATCAAACGCACTAAAAATATTGTTGGTCGGGGCTGATACAAGCAAAATTGCCATGGCATCATGTTTCATGTTTTCGCAATTTGCACatgttttggttaaaaaaaataccaagtaATTAAATGTatatcatctaaaaaaaaataaaaattaaatgtataTCGTTACTTTATACTCGCACCTCTGAGAAAAAAGAATGCTGCTACTCTATCACAACAGGTCTAGCAGAGCAAAATGTAGTAGAATTTAATTGACCCCTAATCCTGAAAATCCACAGATTCCCTTTGGAAGAAACCAGGTTCTCGTCACACAGAAACTCCCAAGAAAACCACTTTTCAATCATTCGATGGACGTCATGAATGGCTACATCTGTTGTATTTCCAGCTCTTGCAATTATACTAGCACTATAGATTGTTGCCATCCTACCTGGTGCCTCTGGTGTATCTCCGCTTGGCCCATCCACCACTATCACATCCCACTTTTGCTGGTACACTTCTTGTGGTAAGTTTCTCAATGCAAGCCTGCATTTTGATGCTTGAATCGGTCCGGAGCCGGGTTCACAGGCCGGGTTCTGTCTGGCATGCTTGAGCAGCTTGTAAGCCTCTTTTGCAGGTGTTTGGTATTCAACCTTGTATGTTTTGGTGCTGTTTGAATTGGCTTTGATTTTGTCTAGCTTGCCGATATCGTCCTCTAGAAAGACGGTGGTGCCGCCTGCATTGATCTGTGAGAGGTACAGGTATTTGGGTTCAAGCCCAAAAATGAGGAGGTTGCAGGGGGATTTTTGAGCAACAAGATTTGATAGGAGATGAAATTCCTTTTCTGTGATGgcttttggttgttttgttgagGAGCCCGGCTCATGTGATGGAGTGTGCtgaaaaaaagtggaaaaagtaGGGAGCCGAGTGGAGCTGGATGAAGTAGTGATGGTGATTAAAAGAAATCTAATGATGGAGAAGCTTGAGAGGATCAGGACAAGTGCAGGGAGAAGTTTCTTTATGGGGATGTTCATCTTTTTCCTTCCTTTGAAATATTTGTAATCAATTGGTAGATTCTGTTGAGGAGAAAATTGAACCAGAGTTACAAGAGGACGGCAATGAGGCACTTCTGGGGGCATTGTTTCTTTCAGCAGTAGCACAGCTACCAGCACATCCTCTTTTACAGGGCATTTGCAGTGGGGGGGTTTTTGATGATGCAGAGTTGTTAATCTGATGGTGCCCCTTGGGCATTGATATCTTCTTAGAGTGAGAAGGAAGGAAACAGTTTGCTTTTGTTTcaagtgttttctttttcttttgtttgagtTGTTACCTTGTCACCTAATTGCTGCTGCGGTTGCAATTTTGCTTATGGGATATCAAAACTGCCTATGCGTATCTCTTCGAGAAGGAAATGATTCGAATTTTCAGTAGTTTTTTATTCATATCACTAGTAATTTAGGCAAAAAAATATAAGTGAATTCTTATAGAGCCCACCTGCCTTAGTAGATGGATGAATTGTCCAAAACTTATTAGGGGCAGGTAAGCCTCAAAGAGCTTTCTCGCATTTATTGTCCGTATTgctaacacttttttttttaatgtctgtATGAAAAAGAACCGCAGAAATGGTTGGTGTTTCAATCATTATAAAGGGGTGCTGACATGGGTCTCTACGTGATTGGAGATTGGGCCATTAATTCattccttccttttctttttgggtacCACGTTTGGTAGTTATGAGTGAAGTTGAAGAGGGCTATTCAGTAGTTGAAGGGCCACTTTCAATCAATGGCTTCCTCCaatgcttttcattttatataGGAGTATGTCTATTACACATTTCAATGGCCAGTGGATCATTCATCTTCATCCATTGTGAAAGGGATTTCTTTCCTCCTGCCTATGGATAATCCATAGTGAAAGGTAATAAATTCTCAAAAGAAGGAAATCAGAAAGGAGAGTGCtgaaaaaaaatagttgtttAAGCTTTGTAGTCCTTTTCAAGAGAAGCTTCCCGGAAAGTCCCGTAGCTAAGGGAAGGAAGCTGTTCCGATTGGATCTTAGGAAGAACAATTAGACcgaatgattaattatttttcgcGGCAACTTAACTTTCGTGGCTTTGCAGTGTTGTCTCCAAAGTTCAGAAATTTGCAAGATGGGTGTTGAATATTTCAGCGCGGTTCAATCATCCCTTACcattaggatttttcgttaattcAAACAGTTAACAAGTTAAATGCTCTTTATACCCctctaaaatttataaaaatataaatatatccttaattttttttttttaaaaaaaaaaatgagagaaaaaagaaaaaaaaaaaaagaaaaagaaaaagaaaaagatgaccTACAACTTGCTGTGGGTtggttttttcacttttttatatatatataaacgggatatttattatttttaggacagttttccttcaaactgggttgaaagaatttctttcagcctagtctataaaaatgacatgtatctatttttttaataacttgtgagatgcatatgtttttttaatagcagggacaaagttagaataaattttattaaaaactcatgtgtatctcacatgttaataaaaaaatagacacgTGTCATtcttatagactaggttgaagaaaatttctctaatctAGTCTGGAGAAAAACTGTCCTTATTTTAAAGCCATGAAAGTAATTCTATAAGAATATACtctcctgtctctctctcaacatTGTTTGTGCCGAATCAAAAGCAATTGTTTTTGGTTTCTTCTGCAGAGAGACAAAACTAGAGTCGTGCCTAATTGACCCCatttaacattattttctttttcttccaagaATGGATGGCCATTGCACATAGCAAGCATATAGCAGGGGGAAGCGAAAATGTGGgtggttttgaaaaatattgtaatGGGCTGCAACTGCTTCACATCGCAGGATAACTGattattctaaaagttttgttttcaatatGAATAAAAGTCAATATCTTGACAAGTGAGATTGCAAGTATTTGGTGCCAAAAAAGAGTTTGGATACATATTCTTTGCATCAATTCCAAATACATACAGCTAAATTTGATACTAGAGACAATACCGAACAATATGTACAAAATTTTCCTGCAAATTGGGTTATGGGAATTTCCGTTCCGCCAACCCAATTTGAAGTAAAACTATGTTTGAGCAGTATAGGTGTGCCTTAGCTAGTTGTTACATGTCCAACCAATACAACAGTAATTTCAATAACTTTAATCCTCTTAAGTTTTCCCCTAAAGCTGGTGGCACTAGATCTCAGATACTTTAAAATCAATTCAACATCAATTTTTGAGCACATTCATACTCACCTCTAGCAGCTACTGGAAATAATTCTGGCTTAAAGTCATTACTAGACCATGTCTTCACAGAAATAGCAATTCAATCACCTTACCCCATTATGATTTATGATAGGCTGACCACAAGCctaaaatcaataaaaatatttcaattttgtatagaaaaaaattaccaaCAAATCAGTCTAATATTGCTTCCCACCAAACGCCCTCAAGGGTCATcttccatccaaaatttaaaattcagaGGTGACAATTCATCTTCAATTAAATATGTATTATGTTGTTATCAATtcataatttcatttaaaattcaaCTCTGTACCATCTATCTTTAAGTGGGTGGGTATTCCAGccagaaaaaagaattaatctcATATAAACTTAACCAATGATCAAGTTACACATACTAAACTTGAAGACATAATCTATATTCTAAACCATGGTTATGCTAACAGAAGTGTTATTACTGAGTCATGGTATACTGTTTCAAAACATTGCTGTTGTCATTGTGGATGTAGAGATCCAGTCTTATAATATCTTTAATACCCCACCATTCAGAACCTCATCTGCAATAACCAATGCTTTAGTGAGTTTGGCTCAGACTTCTCTACACACCTGCCTTTGATTTTTCCTCCAtatcctcttcttttctcccTTCCTAGTTGTTTCTTTTGGTTTATCTAGCACACCAATCCATATCAGCAACAAGAGGTTTTGATCAGTTTGGCGCGTTTTTCtctattctctcttcttctctcttctgtCCACTCTGCCATAGATTCTATTATTCCCTAAATCTTCCATCCTAAACCCAATTCCGCAGCAAGAGAGTGTTTTCGCAAGTGAATTCGTATtacctctcttttttctcctgaTATTTTgacttcttcttcctcaaatcTTCCTGAGTCTTGCATAGTTGGCCCATGAACAAAGCTTAGTGGCAGAGAGAGTACATACTATGGGAAGGAACACTGAACAACAGGTTGTTTCACTTGCAGGATCAAAGGTGAGTACTTATAATTCCAAAACCATATTCTTTTGTTGCTATTTTCAGTTCTGTCATACAAAATTCTCATTGCATAAGAGATTCAAAGATTCTCATAAAACAATTTGACAACAAATCAGGAAGGTGATAATAAAAAGTCCCTCTTTGCTTCTATACACAAACCGCCTGCAGAAAATGGCAGAAGTACAACCAGTTTGGTTGTTAAGGTATCATTCATATTCTTATCTCCTGTTATGTAGAAAGTTTTCAGGGCACCTAATATAATGTCTATCTGAttggggttttgattttttctttttcgaaataaaatagaaagccAATATCGTGATACCTCCTCACGTCGTAGCTGAAGCCATATCAACATTGCATGGTCTTGACCTCAGATGGTCAGGTCCGATCACGCCATCAGAAATGCAATATGTTGAACAGTATGTCTTAGCAAAGTACCCGCAATATTCCGGGCTAGTTGAAGGAGAAAAGATAGATCTCTCTAGCCTTTGCATCCATGAGGAGCCCTCAGAACCCATGTTTGAAGATAGGGGGAAGTCCCCAAGGGGTACCTTCAGAGATCCTTCCACACCCTCTTCTGGAACCGGTCATCCTGACTTGGATAGGACCCAGTTGGAGCCATCAAGATTGCTTGATATTCTCACCAAGAAATCCACCTTTCCTGGAAGTTTTATCTCAATCCCCGAAATCCAAGCTCGAAACAAGGTTTTGACGCACTGTGGATTATCTGATGATGAGTACCTTGTTCTCTTCACTCCAAGCTACCAGGATGCCATGAAGTTGGTTGGGGAGAGCTACCCCTTCTTCAAGGGAAACTACTACATGACCATTAttggggaagaagaagaagactgcATAAGGGAGTTTGCTACTTTCAAG
This genomic interval from Corylus avellana chromosome ca3, CavTom2PMs-1.0 contains the following:
- the LOC132176226 gene encoding arabinogalactan O-methyltransferase 2, which gives rise to MPPEVPHCRPLVTLVQFSPQQNLPIDYKYFKGRKKMNIPIKKLLPALVLILSSFSIIRFLLITITTSSSSTRLPTFSTFFQHTPSHEPGSSTKQPKAITEKEFHLLSNLVAQKSPCNLLIFGLEPKYLYLSQINAGGTTVFLEDDIGKLDKIKANSNSTKTYKVEYQTPAKEAYKLLKHARQNPACEPGSGPIQASKCRLALRNLPQEVYQQKWDVIVVDGPSGDTPEAPGRMATIYSASIIARAGNTTDVAIHDVHRMIEKWFSWEFLCDENLVSSKGNLWIFRIRGQLNSTTFCSARPVVIE
- the LOC132175974 gene encoding uncharacterized protein LOC132175974, coding for MGRNTEQQVVSLAGSKEGDNKKSLFASIHKPPAENGRSTTSLVVKKANIVIPPHVVAEAISTLHGLDLRWSGPITPSEMQYVEQYVLAKYPQYSGLVEGEKIDLSSLCIHEEPSEPMFEDRGKSPRGTFRDPSTPSSGTGHPDLDRTQLEPSRLLDILTKKSTFPGSFISIPEIQARNKVLTHCGLSDDEYLVLFTPSYQDAMKLVGESYPFFKGNYYMTIIGEEEEDCIREFATFKESKVVSAPETWLDLRIKGSQLSQYFRRKCRYSPKGLFCYPVNIKGTRNSIHWVSEAHRNSWHVLLDATTLVVGEDRLNLALHQPDFVLCSLDNTHANPSTITCLLVRKKSFDTTTASGQ